A stretch of the Lactuca sativa cultivar Salinas chromosome 9, Lsat_Salinas_v11, whole genome shotgun sequence genome encodes the following:
- the LOC111918251 gene encoding bZIP transcription factor 11: MASSSGTATTSSGGSYPLQISGSDEDIQQLMDQRKRKRMVSNRESARRSRMRRQKHLEDLMIQLSQLRKDNSLVIANVSTTIQHYTSVETENSVLRAQVAELSHRLESLNQIMALMNQPIDAGCGFVEEQYGMGGTELIDEFMVNSLSSFYANQPILASADMIQ, encoded by the coding sequence ATGGCTTCCTCCAGTGGTACAGCGACAACGTCATCAGGTGGTTCATACCCGCTTCAGATATCGGGTTCAGACGAAGATATTCAGCAATTAATGGATCAGAGGAAGAGGAAAAGAATGGTTTCAAATCGGGAATCAGCAAGGAGGTCGAGAATGAGGAGGCAAAAGCACCTGGAGGATCTCATGATTCAGCTGAGTCAACTCAGAAAGGATAATAGTTTGGTTATAGCTAATGTTAGCACCACCATTCAGCATTATACGAGCGTGGAGACTGAGAACTCGGTGTTAAGGGCTCAGGTGGCGGAGCTCAGCCACAGGTTGGAGTCGCTTAATCAGATCATGGCGCTCATGAATCAACCTATCGACGCCGGTTGTGGGTTTGTGGAGGAGCAGTATGGCATGGGTGGCACTGAGTTGATCGACGAGTTCATGGTTAACTCACTGAGTAGTTTTTATGCGAATCAGCCTATTTTGGCTTCTGCAGACATGATTCAGTAG